In Phlebotomus papatasi isolate M1 chromosome 1, Ppap_2.1, whole genome shotgun sequence, the following proteins share a genomic window:
- the LOC129809949 gene encoding mucin-2 isoform X5 — protein sequence MNRRQSLDKSGILSPPGSFIAPSPSPSIPASPRLQPSPSQSPFTQDVLLVTNNTVVTQEPDHKTTIPNRRPSFHQVANSPNAGTVLFRPSPTQSPAGASTFIASTGTELNTTLVGSNNIALNKKLGKKTSQPHGGHGHGMSTTASSPKASKKAMSLTNSPITSPSPIASPTSNTALRPPTPQPIIQQIPVMSSGNQLLQIIQGPQIIAPQRQAHIISSAQAIAPQTQQPAQFVSQQQQHQIKNNKAPQQILPKPTTTVLQVSGGKNTTTVAKGALQLGQQSQQQLQQQIVQSQAPQVVQQAQQSAPPHQVISAAAQTTATANATQGNIILPTGSLNTQPLLVNQMPVIVQQNTPQGVQFILRPSAPQITAPGLVIHNTRPQLPPPQPQQLLRIVNANGSMQLAAATPTFIVSSQANLIQQNLQGIKTNTATPLTQIGGLQAQRQPQQIAAAINQHLIGQSVAQIQNLQLNGNLTHIQMPNGLNGQFISQLPQQFQQSLTGFNQLNQNISLNQISSTNLSQIAAAAAASQNMATFQSPPPPPQQPHGGDLVVSAQMQFTAQQQNTITVSQAQQLAQQQIPPIPISPIMSPQNPTAILQSVTPEPVRNPTPVKQLSQGKMPQVLEKNESKCESTSIGKSDCSSIKGTTVTSKPKKAKKSKKKQSSSTDAAGPTMSTGKLDLANVMKLCGIMDDDDLMDGEEMPMTTSDPLEMKQTSPQQTSQQQEPIVTSTAGDIMITIPFSGQNADIPFSFTIPNSVENSDMPKGSTAVAKVAPEIKSEPVGGLQSVQTTTTTSSGNGTPFMITIDSTEGALGQPYTISIPHIPSDSEKSGVIVSGSMDTGMPQTSMCVPTFVNTVLSSTVTPTLQSQINEIQNQLMGVVTPTTSAAPSAVLTSTTTSVTNTSTVVTKSTPTTPTTSTGALGVPVKKKSAKKSSKKLEKAVKNLVGVVPGQIGNIQISQVDASKATALSKNVIDNQIQITPIMDTTKASLQQMTSVAAPQQPILVTASQQVVGLPNIVTTTVSSGASVVQQPQILQHQIATAAPIQSVAAPNVVNLPNIVQPNVQINLPNNLQPQIQPHPLVPQLTGALSLSLAEDGRLLLRHDANAPQDAQSQVILQTILSGALGNVTLITEPPAVDKSTPPQAVQQPQQQPPNQSQPKIFANNIMQQKSHSTPIVHQGKSIVIPGTTSQGSTAQFMPQTSTSVVTSIAGTSQIANAMFSTSQGQMLQTPPVVSQNTIFPTTQSAQQTMQTTTAASVIQADSQTLKSVRKIPPTGQTSTATISPQPTAVLVNPNLPKFVELPKIGPNQQLFSLNTITNQITQINPGLTTASLGPMERLLIVPAGINAQQLAQCLLQGQIHFNNIGQVNQAQEREQQNQPNQTTHQMTQQKPVAVVGQTGNGAASGTVGNPASVVSNQGKDQLKVTSAVVKVNENKVKKTTKVKKLKPMSEAKVIKMAPGKNVVLENRTLQKCNHFNESSVKAPGRLLVHPSTASTVVTTTSALSTTLGNAAVQLSTSIGCATPTTSVHVPNTAIVRPSIISNNARHHPSSTNTHSHPIITPTINQPQPQPLQVIPPPGQDQHAHHQPKMPPQSPNVTKTTATGALPPLVSVNTTLPRVQTIQLTPQKQQMLKDVQMKIQTLSGKLQNKTLLSTLTIPIDYDASNSLHNQPLPTLTNLYAMTDADIHAALQRLFLEQQKILATGKIIPTLPTPHTFSNMTPSVPTTQIQVAVALPKQTTTGTFLPSPIELTPPLSIKQDVIPTPAIAPSSAVAVTTSTNALTMTTTKAIQANSSNQQIPQNVSQQECVSAPQMSPKMKIPRQCLFERQLAVDQEGCTNPDTKTPFNSKEDAIKRLIRYHCTYGDGEIEEEVLSEMEAFEKTANQFQDQFNGMINKYQLLLMKESMHHVQTSELMMIDRLLVSDIQKEILDIQMNISSDMTTTAKVEEVVADAAASGSVDVKSEVKSEVKNEVKKENVMPVPKITSDQVSTGAAVPVTQVSVSKTPSSASDVKHVSVVHYGYGTGVSGGNQGNGVKNSSDTKKELEQFDIESEITPSFIMKKCDNPRGSADIVEEGYQFSLDYYNQAEGAKESEVADEDSKPEPYDEWLCIQKELGYISENNSKRNEMKLNDEISPRSSPLDHNKSVEKQLSEIFDQHSPKSVEHQLNDLFNPPSTSAKSNTESIVTSNSPLSEFFNADSIVGNAHSDKSVETRLEAMFGEAPEDDKTDLVETRLEALFQGAAHDTSTSYSLTSHGPNNLHPSMMQTTTKRQWNNNGDILISPQSGNESGDSTIFPKRTFIGAGASSNEGFVDSNNRWMNDYPNAQNLDHQHTIQQQSSQQYDFIGDTMDCVLGETTNQHHSDGSEMNKRLWNGDLMASHSDVVPSKKMCFISKEILDRDFLDIGPTPTQHPVSELSMQQMNHTGYGTMNPMACGATNSGQSNSMSASSNFDEDISRQVQNAIDSILNLQSSEADSFHFSLDQMGSFLTDSALTPMISSLPTTSQSTTINRPPSVAKRKQLPAAPHLNHTSSQMQRLEELNDCLMHNTTDTTGHHIIIDSSPSGSSSSSTATVKHS from the exons GAATTTTGTCACCGCCTGGTTCATTTATAGCGCCCAGTCCATCACCATCGATTCCGGCTAGTCCGAGACTGCAACCATCACCGTCGCAGTCACCCTTTACCCAGGATGTACTGCTGGTGACCAACAACACGGTGGTGACACAGGAGCCAGATCACAAGACAACGATCCCCAATCGGCGGCCATCCTTCCATCAGGTGGCAAATAGTCCAAATGCCGGTACGGTGCTCTTTAGGCCGAGTCCCACGCAATCACCGGCGGGGGCGAGTACGTTCATTGCCAGTACGGGCACTGAGCTCAATACCACCCTTGTGGGATCCAACAATATCGCTCTGAATAAG AAGCTTGGAAAGAAAACATCGCAGCCTCATGGCGGCCATGGCCATGGAATGTCCACGACGGCCAGCAGCCCCAAGGCATCCAAAAAAGCCATGTCGTTGACCAATAGCCCCATAACTAGCCCGAGTCCCATCGCCAGTCCAACTTCTAATACGGCTCTGAGGCCGCCAACGCCTCAACCAATTATTCAGCAG ATTCCGGTGATGAGCAGTGGCAATCAGCTGCTGCAAATTATCCAAGGACCTCAGATTATTGCGCCTCAACGGCAAGCCCATATAATATCATCGGCTCAGGCTATTGCTCCGCAAACGCAACAGCCGGCACAGTTTGTGAGTCAGCAGCAGCAGCATCAGATAAAGAACAACAAGGCACCACAGCAAATCCTGCCAAAGCCCACAACTACGGTACTCCAGGTGAGTGGTGGGAAGAATACTACGACTGTAGCCAAGGGGGCACTGCAGTTGGGGCAGCAGTCACAGCAGCAGCTGCAACAGCAGATTGTTCAGTCACAGGCACCGCAGGTTGTGCAGCAGGCACAGCAAAGTGCACCACCGCATCAAGTGATCTCGGCGGCGGCACAGACAACAGCAACCGCCAATGCTACTCAAGGGAATATCATCCTGCCAACTGGTAGTTTAAATACCCAGCCATTGCTGGTGAATCAGATGCCGGTGATTGTGCAGCAGAATACCCCACAGGGTGTTCAGTTTATACTGCGACCATCGGCACCGCAGATTACGGCACCGGGGTTGGTGATTCACAACACGAGACCCCAGTTGCCACCACCGCAGCCCCAGCAACTGCTACGAATTGTCAATGCCAATGGCTCGATGCAATTGGCAGCGGCAACGCCGACATTTATCGTTTCGTCCCAGGCAAATCTCATTCAGCAGAATTTGCAGGGGATTAAGACAAATACAGCCACACCGTTGACACAAATTGGTGGTTTGCAGGCTCAGCGGCAACCACAACAAATAGCAGCGGCGATCAATCAACATTTGATTGGTCAGAGTGTGGCACAAATTCAGAATTTGCAACTAAATGGCAATCTCACGCACATTCAGATGCCCAATGGTCTCAATGGCCAGTTCATATCGCAGCTACCGCAGCAATTTCAGCAGAGTCTTACCGGTTTCAATCAGCTCAATCAGAATATCAGTTTGAATCAGATTAGCAGCACAAATTTGTCTCAGATTGCTGCTGCAGCTGCTGCATCGCAGAATATGGCAACATTTCAATCACCACCGCCACCGCCCCAACAACCCCATGGCGGTGACTTGGTGGTTAGTGCCCAGATGCAGTTTACAGCACAGCAACAGAATACGATAACGGTGAGTCAGGCACAGCAACTGGCTCAGCAGCAAATACCACCGATCCCTATTTCGCCGATTATGTCACCGCAGAATCCAACGGCAATTCTGCAATCTGTGACACCGGAACCCGTCCGGAATCCCACTCCTGTCAAACAACTCAGTCAGGGAAAGATGCCACAGGTGCTAGAGAAAAATGAGAGTAAGTGTGAGAGTACATCAATTGGAAAGAGTGATTGTTCGTCCATCAAAGGAACCACCGTGACGAGTAAGCCGAAGAAGGCGAAGAAGTCCAAGAAGAAACAGAGTTCGTCAACTGATGCAGCTGGACCAACAATGAGTACGGGAAAACTCGATTTGGCCAATGTTATGAAATTATGCGGAATTATGGATGATGATGATTTGATGGATGGCGAAGAAATGCCAATGACCACGTCTGATCCGTTGGAAATGAAGCAGACATCACCGCAACAGACATCACAGCAACAGGAACCAATTGTAACGTCCACGGCTGGAGATATTATGATAACAATTCCTTTCTCGGGCCAAAACGCTGACATTCCATTCAGTTTTACAATTCCAAATAGTGTAGAGAATAGTGATATGCCGAAGGGTAGTACGGCCGTTGCAAAGGTGGCACCGGAAATCAAAAGTGAACCCGTTGGGGGATTGCAGTCGGTACAGACGACAACTACAACATCTTCGGGCAATGGAACACCTTTTATGATCACCATTGATTCGACAGAGGGTGCCCTTGGGCAACCCTATACCATCTCCATCCCTCACATTCCATCCGATAGCGAGAAGAGTGGAGTGATAGTGTCAGGATCAATGGATACTGGCATGCCACAGACATCAATGTGTGTTCCAACGTTCGTCAACACCGTTCTGAGTAGTACGGTAACCCCAACACTTCAGAGTCAGATCAATGAGATTCAGAATCAACTAATGGGCGTAGTGACACCAACAACCTCCGCTGCACCCTCAGCAGTACTTACGTCAACTACAACAAGTGTAACGAATACATCAACCGTTGTTACGAAATCAACCCCAACAACCCCGACAACGTCAACGGGTGCACTTGGTGTTCCggtgaagaagaagagtgccaaGAAGAGTAGTAAGAAGTTGGAGAAAGCTGTGAAGAATCTTGTTGGTGTTGTTCCTGGACAAATTGGCAACATCCAAATATCACAAGTTGATGCATCAAAGGCTACAGCATTGTCGAAGAATGTTATTGATAATCAAATTCAGATAACCCCAATAATGGATACAACGAAAGCATCACTGCAACAGATGACATCTGTAGCGGCCCCACAGCAACCAATTCTCGTGACAGCGAGTCAGCAAGTTGTTGGTCTGCCGAATATTGTGACGACAACTGTGAGTTCGGGTGCGAGTGTTGTGCAACAACCACAAATACTACAACATCAAATTGCAACAGCAGCTCCAATTCAGTCTGTAGCTGCGCCAAATGTGGTGAATTTGCCCAATATTGTTCAGCCGAATGTCCAGATAAATCTGCCGAATAATCTTCAGCCACAGATTCAGCCTCATCCTCTGGTACCGCAGTTGACGGGGGCACTGAGTTTGTCTCTGGCTGAAGATGGGCGTTTGCTGTTACGGCATGATGCCAATGCACCCCAAGATGCTCAATCTCAGGTGATTCTGCAGACAATTCTCAGTGGTGCCCTGGGAAATGTGACACTGATAACGGAACCACCGGCTGTGGATAAATCAACCCCACCTCAAGCTGTACAACAGCCACAGCAACAACCACCGAATCAGAGTCAACCTAAGATATTTGCCAATAATATCATGCAGCAGAAATCACATTCAACACCGATTGTGCATCAGGGCAAGAGTATTGTTATTCCAGGGACGACATCACAAGGCAGTACGGCACAGTTTATGCCACAGACAAGTACATCGGTAGTTACAAGTATTGCGGGTACTTCGCAAATTGCCAATGCTATGTTTAGTACGTCACAGGGGCAAATGCTACAGACACCTCCTGTTGTCAGTCAAAATACCATCTTCCCGACCACTCAATCTGCCCAGCAGACAATGCAAACAACCACAGCAGCTTCGGTTATCCAAGCAGACAGTCAAACACTGAAGAGTGTACGGAAGATTCCTCCAACAGGACAAACATCAACAGCTACAATCTCACCGCAACCAACGGCTGTTCTCGTCAATCCCAATCTACCCAAGTTTGTCGAATTGCCAAAAATTGGCCCGAATCAACAACTGTTTTCACTCAATACCATCACAAATCAAATAACCCAGATTAATCCGGGTCTGACAACAGCTTCCCTCGGTCCAATGGAGAGGTTGTTGATTGTCCCAGCGGGAATCAATGCTCAACAGTTGGCACAGTGCCTACTGCAGGGACAGATTCATTTCAACAATATTGGACAAGTTAATCAAGCTCAAGAGCGTGAGCAACAGAATCAACCCAATCAGACGACCCATCAAATGACCCAGCAGAAACCTGTTGCTGTTGTAGGTCAGACGGGCAATGGTGCTGCTAGTGGTACCGTGGGAAATCCCGCATCTGTTGTCAGTAATCAGGGCAAAGATCAGTTGAAAGTGACATCGGCCGTGGTGAAGGTGAATGAGAATAAGGTGAAGAAGACGACAAAGGTGAAGAAACTGAAGCCAATGAGTGAGGCTAAGGTGATAAAGATGGCACCGGGGAAGAATGTTGTGCTGGAAAATCGAACACTGCAGAAGTGCAATCATTTCAATGAGAGCTCAGTAAAGGCTCCCGGACGCTTACTGGTGCATCCATCGACAGCAAGTACCGTGGTGACAACAACGAGTGCACTTAGCACAACTCTAGGCAATGCTGCAGTTCAGCTGAGTACATCCATTGGGTGTGCAACGCCAACAACATCGGTTCATGTGCCAAATACTGCAATAGTTCGTCCAAGTATTATTTCCAACAATGCCAGACACCATCCATCATCCACAAATACACATTCCCATCCAATTATCACACCGACCATCAATCAGCCTCAACCACAGCCCCTACAGGTCATTCCGCCACCGGGACAAGATCAACATGCCCATCATCAGCCCAAAATGCCACCGCAATCACCAAATGTGACCAAGACAACGGCAACTGGTGCACTTCCGCCCCTTGTCAGTGTAAATACGACTCTGCCACGTGTGCAGACCATTCAGCTGACGCCGCAGAAGCAGCAAATGCTGAAGGATGTTCAAATGAAGATTCAGACACTGTCGGGGAAGTTGCAGAACAAAACTCTCCTGTCCACTCTCACAATTCCCATTGATTACGATGCGTCAAATTCACTGCACAACCAACCACTTCCAACACTCACAAATCTCTATGCAATGACCGATGCTGACATCCATGCAGCCCTGCAGCGGTTGTTCCTGGAGCAACAGAAGATCCTGGCCACTGGCAAGATCATTCCTACTCTACCCACTCCGCATACTTTCTCCAACATGACGCCCAGTGTGCCCACAACGCAGATTCAAGTGGCTGTGGCTCTGCCAAAGCAGACAACTACCGGAACATTCCTACCATCGCCCATCGAACTCACCCCGCCGCTGTCCATTAAGCAGGATGTCATCCCAACTCCAGCTATAGCTCCCAGTTCAGCTGTTGCCGTGACAACATCAACTAATGCCCTCACGATGACAACAACCAAAGCCATTCAGGCGAATTCAAGCAATCAGCAGATTCCACAGAATGTCAGCCAGCAGGAATGTGTCAGTGCACCGCAGATGAGCCCAAAGATGAAGATTCCCAGACAATGTTT ATTTGAGAGACAATTAGCTGTGGATCAGGAGGGCTGTACGAATCCCGACACAAAAACACCATTTAATAGCAAAGAGGACGCCATAAAACGTTTAATAcg GTATCACTGTACATATGGCGATGGTGAAATTGAGGAGGAAGTGCTGAGTGAGATGGAGGCATTTGAAAAGACAGCAAATCAATTTCAAGATCAATTCAATGGCATGATTAATAAGTATCAACTTTTGCTGATGAAGGAATCAATG CATCATGTTCAAACATCGGAATTGATGATGATTGATCGTTTGCTAGTGTCGGATATTCAGAAGGAAATCTTGGATATTCAGATGAATATATCGAGTGATATGACGACAACAGCTAAAGTTGAGGAGGTTGTTGCTGATGCTGCTGCTTCTGGGTCGGTGGATGTTAAAAGTGAAGTGAAGAGTGAAGTGAAAAATGAAGTGAAGAAAGAAAATGTGATGCCAGTGCCGAAAATCACCTCTGATCAGGTTAGTACGGGTGCAGCTGTACCGGTAACACAGGTATCGGTCAGCAAGACACCAAGTAGTGCTAGTGATGTGAAACATGTATCTGTTGTCCATTATGGCTATGGAACTGGGGTTAGTGGTGGAAATCAAGGGAATGGGGTGAAAAATTCAAGTGATACTAAGAAAGAATTGGAACAATTTGACATTGAATCGGAAATAACACCGAGTTTTATCATGAAAAAGTGTGATAATCCTCGAGGAAGTGCTGATATTGTCGAAGAGGGTTACCAATTCAGTCTGGATTACTACAATCAGGCAGAAGGGGCTAAGGAATCCGAAGTGGCAGATGAAGATTCCAAGCCAGAACCCTATGATGAGTGGTTGTGTATACAGAAAGAATTGGGGTATATCAGTGAGAATAATAGTAAGAGGAATGAGATGAAGTTGAATGATGAAATTTCTCCACGTTCTTCACCATTGGATCACAATAAGTCCGTGGAGAAGCAACTGTCGGAGATTTTTGATCAGCACAGTCCTAAAAGTGTTGAACATCAACTCAATGATCTCTTCAATCCACCGTCGACGTCTGCCAAGAGCAATACTGAGAGTATTGTTACGTCAAATTCACCGCTATCGGAATTTTTCAATGCTGATTCAATTGTGGGCAATGCTCATTCGGATAAATCCGTTGAGACGCGCCTGGAAGCGATGTTTGGGGAGGCTCCCGAAGATGACAAGACAGATCTCGTAGAGACGCGTCTTGAGGCACTTTTCCAAGGAGCCGCTCATGATACATCAACTTCCTATTCCCTGACATCGCATGGACCGAATAATCTACATCCAAGCATGATGCAAACAACCACAAAGCGTCAGTGGAATAACAATGGTGACATTCTAATATCGCCGCAGAGTGGGAATGAATCAGGGGATTCGACAATCTTCCCCAAGAGAACCTTTATCGGAGCCGGGGCCAGCAGCAATGAGGGATTTGTCGATTCAAACAATCGCTGGATGAATGATTATCCAAATGCACAGAATCTCGATCATCAGCACACAATTCAGCAACAATCAAGTCAACAATATGATTTTATCGGAGACACAATGGATTGTGTCTTGGGTGAAACGACAAATCAGCACCATTCCGACGGTTCAGAAATGAACAAACGCCTCTGGAATGGCGATCTAATGGCATCGCATTCGGATGTTGTTCCATCGAAGAAAATGTGCTTCATCAGCAAAGAGATCCTCGATAGAGATTTCCTAGACATAGGACCTACTCCAACGCAGCATCCAGTGTCTGAGCTAAGCATGCAGCAGATGAATCACACTGGCTACGGCACAATGAATCCCATGGCATGTGGGGCAACAAATAGTGGTCAGAGCAATAGTATGAGTGCATCGTCAAATTTCGATGAAGATATCAGTCGTCAAGTGCAAAATGCCATTGATAGTATACTGAATCTTCAGAGTTCCGAAGCGGATTCCTTTCACTTTTCGCTGGATCAGATGGGATCATTTCTCACAGATTCAGCCCTAACGCCAATGATCTCCAGTCTGCCGACAACAAGTCAGAGTACCACCATCAATAGGCCACCGTCAGTGGCCAAGAGGAAACAGCTTCCGGCCGCTCCGCATCTCAATCACACCAGCAGCCAGATGCAGCGTCTGGAGGAACTCAATGATTGCCTAATGCACAACACCACGGACACCACGGGGCACCATATAATCATTGATTCATCACCATCGGGTTCGTCATCGTCCTCCACGGCGACTGTG AAACATTCTTAA